Below is a window of Gilliamella sp. ESL0405 DNA.
ACAATCGCACAATCTAAGCTACCACCAAGGCATAAGCCTTTTGATTGCAATGCTTCGATATCACGCATAAAACCGAACGTTCTTGCGCGACTAATTTGGCGAATAAAAGATTCAGATGAAAAATCCAATTGATAACGTTGTGAACTGCTATCGATAGCAGGATGATGAAAATCAATGGTAAAATCTAATCTAAATCCACTATATGGTCTAACTTCTGCCCATTTGTCGCCGTTCTCAACTCGTACAGTTTGTTTAACTCGTAAGAATTTTTTCAGTGCATTTTGTTCAGTAATGCCTGCATCTAACAACAAATAAACAAAAGGGCTTGCGCTACCATCCATAATTGGAATTTCTGGCGCATCAACTTCGATAATAATATTATCAATACCAAGTCCAGCTAATGCCGAATTGATATGCTCAACAGTAGAAATACGCACATTATCTTCGTTAACTAAACAAGTACAAAGCATAGTATCACGCACTGATTTAGCATCAACCGGAAAATCGACATACGGATTTAAATCTGTACGACGATAGATAACGCCTGTATTTTCTGGTGCAGGACGTAATGTCAAAGTAACTTTTTTACCGGTATGTAAACCTACACCAGTTGCTTGAATCGTCTTTTTTAAGGTTCTTTGTTTCACTTTGCACCTACTCTTTTATTTGTTTCTATTGATATTTGACAATAAAAAACCAAATAAGTTCAATACTAATTAGCCTGCTTACGGATGAAAGCAGGGATATCTAAAATTTTGTGTTCTTCAAGAGGAGAAACAGCGGGTTCATTAACCACTTTCGCTAATTTTTCTTCTTGTTGCCCAAGTGTATTACTTTGGGTAAATAATGAATTATGAGCCATTGGCTTAGAGATTTTTGCTTCCGGACGTTTATCCATGCCAATACCTGTAGCAACAACAGTAACACGAATCTCATCAGACATGTCAGGGTCAAAAGTTGTACCCACAACCACAGTTGCATTATCAGATGCAAACGCTCTCACTGTACTACCAACGGTTTCGAACTCTTCTAAACCTAAATCTAAGCCAGCGGTGACATTGACTAAAACACCACGTGCACCAGATAAATCAATATCTTCAAGTAACGGGCTTGAAATAGCCATTTCAGCTGCTTCTTCGGCTCGGTTATCACCGCTTGCACGACCAGATCCCATCATAGCATAACCCATTTCAGACATCACTGTTCTTACGTCAGCAAAGTCAACATTGATATGACCAGGTTTAGTAATAAGCTCGGCAATCCCTTGTACAGCACCTTTTAATACGCCGTTAGCGGCAGCAAAAGCATCAAGCAGTTTAACACCACGACCTAATACTTTTAATAATTTATCATTTGGAATCGTAATTAATGAGTCAACATGTTTTGCTAATTCAGCGATACCTTGTTCAGCAAAAGCCATACGTTTTTTACCTTCAAAACCAAAAGGTTTAGTAACGACTGCAACAGTTAAGATACCGAGTTCTTTAGCAATTTCAGCGACAACTGGAGCTGCACCGGTTCCGGTACCACCGCCCATACCCGCTGCAATAAAAACCATATCGGCACCTTCAATCGCATTACGAATGACTTCACGATCTTCTTCTGCAGAGTTTCGACCAACTTCCGGATTAGCACCTGCACCAAGCCCTTTAGTAACATTAGTACCAATTTGGATAGTTTGACCTACCTTTATTCTTTTCAATGCTTGTGCATCAGTATTTGCCGCAAAAAACTCAACACCCTCAATATGCTCAGCAATCATATGCTCGACAGCATTACCGCCGCCACCACCGACACCAATAACTTTAATGACTGCTGCTGGTTCATCATCTGCAACCATAGGCTCAAACATAACTTATCTCCAAATTTACGATCTAATAACATTGTACAGATAACGGTCTACAATGTCCACGAAGTTCTTAAATATATTAGCTAAAATTCTTTTTTAAACCAACCGGTCAATCGTTTAGCTATCCCTTTTAATGATGATTTATGACTATCTTTAGCATCATCACTTAATAAACTTTGTTTTCCGTAATGCAATAACCCAACTGTTGTTGAACAATAAGGCTTTTGTACATAATCGGTTAAACCAGATATATTTAATGGTTGCCCAATACGAACTTGATTTTGAAAAACTTTTTCAGCACACTCAACCATTCCTTTAATTTGTGCTGCTCCACCGGTTAAAACAATCCCTGCTGCCAATTGATATTTAACATTTTGTTTTTTCAGTTCATCTTGCAAAACAAGTAACTCTTTTTGCACAAGTGAAAGCAACTCAGAATAACGAGGCTCAATCACATCTGCTAATGTTTGTCTTTGTAATGAACGTGAAGGTCGTCCACCAACACTTGGCACATCGATAACTTCATCTTTGCCGACCAATGAACCAACAGCACAACCATAACGAATTTTGATATTTTCCGCATCCATTGGCGGTGCGCCAAATGCGTAAGCGATATCACTCGTAACAACATTGCCAGCGTAAGGAATAACCACCGAATGGCGTAATGCGCCACCAGTATAGACAGTAACATCCATTGTACCGCCACCAATATCAATAACACATACACCTAGCTCTTTTTCATCGTCGGTCAATACAGCATAACTCGATGCCAGTCCAGAAAATATGAGCTGATCAACTTTTAGTCCACAACGCTCAACCGCCTTAACAATGTTTCTTGCCATATCATTATGACAGGTGATCAAGTGAACTTTTGCTTTCATCCGCACGCCTGAAAGACCAATTGGATTTTTAATTCCTTCTTGCAGGTCGATTGAATACTCTTGGGCTATTACATGTAATATCCGATGTTCATCAAGAATTCTGACCGATTTAGCAGTATGCACGACATTGTCGACATCTTCAGCCGTCACTTCTTCGTCAGCAATTGGCACCATGCCAATTTCGTTTTGGCAACGAATATGTTTACCCGATAGGCTTAAATAAACAGAAGATATTTGACAATCAGCCATAAGCTCGGCTTGGTCAATTGCGCGTTGAATTGACTTGACCACAGATTCAAGATCGTTTACACCACCTTTATCCACACCTTTTGATGGGCAATGACCTACGCCGATAATATTGACAATACCATCAGGAAGAACTTCACCAACAAGGGCAAGAACTTTGGATGTACCAACTTCTAGTCCGACAACCAATTTTTTTTCTGTTGCTTTCATACTTCAGCCTTTATTTATTCCTTACTGCGCTAGTTTTTCTCTTTGCACTGATATACCATTTTCATAACGTAAATCAGCCACCGTGATTTTTTCGTCTACCGGTATTCTAGATTGAATTTCAGGGAATAATTTAATAAATCGGTTATAACGTTCTTCAATATGTTCGCTTCCTAGCATTAATTTAATATCCTGATTTTCTAAACATAAACCGGCTATACATTGTTTTACCATCAGTTGCCATGCATTACGTTCATCTGATATTGCAGCAGTGATTTGTAATGCTAACTGATTATTAGCTAATTTCTTAGAAAGATTTTCTAAACTATAATATGTTTCAAGCATTGACTTAGCCTTACCTTCAGGCCCATAAATCCTTGGTAATGGCAATTCACCTATTCTATCTAGTGGCACACTAAACACATTGCCACTTTTATCTAATAAAAATAAGTCATTCCAATAAAAAGCAGGTTTGTACTCTTCGATGTAAACAACTAATCTATCTGGCCATTGTTTACGAACACTTACTTGTTTTACCCATGGAAATCGCATGACTTCTTGCTGGATATCATCAACATCTTGCCCAATATAGGTATTGGGTAATCCTAATCCTAAAATTGCCTCTCTTAAATCATCTTCGGTTGTATAAGTATGTTCACCACTTAGTGTTAACTGGGACAAAACCATTTGTTCAGGGTCGTCCATCCAATTTTTAAAACTATGTACGACCCAAGTACTGATAAATATAATCATAATAAAGAACAAAAAACCTATCAACTGTTCTGTATTACGAAAAACAAGCAACCGCCGTCTATTTCTACTTTCTCGTCGATGCGCTGCTTGTCTGACTTGTTTCATAAAGATTTAGCCAATTATATTGTTGCCAAATTTAGAATACGATTAACAAGCTCACTGAAAGACCAACCGTGCTGTTTTGCAGCCATTGGTACCAGACTGTGATCTGTCATGCCCGGAGCAGTATTGACCTCAAGTAAATAAGGTTTTTCGTTTTGATCGAACATAATATCTACTCGACCCCAGCCTCGACAGCCTACAGCTTTATAGGCTTCAAGTGCTAATTGGCGTATTTCACGCTCTTTATCTTCAGTTAAACCACTTGGGCAAAAATATTGGGTTGAGTCAGATAAATACTTTGCATCATAATCATAAAAATTTGTAGCAGGCTTAATGTAAATAGAAGGTAAAACTTCTTCACCAACTATTGCTACAGTAAATTCCGGACCGGCTAGAAATGATTCAACCATGACAACATCATCGTATTGAAAAGCAACCTCGATGGCAGCTTTTAATTCAGATACTTCATTTACACGAGTCATGCCAACGCTTGACCCTTCATGACTTGGTTTTACAAATAGCGGTAAATTAAGTTGTTTAACAATAGCATTGACATCTATAGATTGAGACTTGTCTACCATGACATAATTAGCTACTGGCAAGCCTAACGCTTTCCAGACTAATTTTGTTTTTAATTTATCCATTGTAAGCGCTGAAGATAAAACATCGCTTCCAGTATAAGGTATTTTTTGATAAGTTAAAATGGCTTGTGCAATTCCATCTTCTCCACCACGACCATGTAAAATAATAAAGGCTTTAGTATATCCTTCATCTTTTAAGCTAGTTATAGGGTGATCTTTAGTATCAATAAGATGTGCATCAATACCATTTGCTAATAATCCTGCTAATACAGCCTTACCCGATTTGAGCGATACTTCTCGCTCAGCAGAGGTTCCACCATACAATACAGCAACTTTATCAACCATTTTTATAAAACCTCTTTTGCAAATAATTGAGAGTTGGCTAATTGGCGAGCAATTCGACCAACACTACCAGCACCTTGTGTAATTAATAAATCGCCACCTTGTAATATTTCTTGCATTATTTCCGGTAGCAGATCTAAGTCAGAAACATAAATAGGATCAACTTTACCTCGATTACGAATCGAACGGCATAATGATCGGCTATCTGCACCAGCAATTGGTTGTTCACCAGCTGAATACACATCTAACATAACCAGCGCATCGACTTGTGAAAGCACTTGCGCAAAATCATCAAATAAGTCTCGAGTACGTGTATATCGGTGCGGCTGAAATATCATTACCAAACGGCGGTCTGCCCAACCATTTCTGGCTGCTTGAATCGTAGCATTCACTTCACTTGGGTGATGTCCATAATCATCAACCATCATAATATCTTTGCCATTAGCATGTGGAAAATGGCCTATCAAATCGAAACGTCGACTTGTTCCGGCAAATTTTGCTAATGCGTTGATAATTGATTGATCATCAATCCCATCTTCAGTGGCGGCAATAATAGCAGCCGCAGAATTTAATGCATTATGTTTACCCGGAGCATTTAATTCAATTTGCAGATCATCACGATCCGGACGACATACCGTGTAATAACTAACCCCACGTTCTTGACGGTAATTTTTGATAACAACATCAGCTTCTTCGCTAAACCCATAAGTAATAATCTTACGTCCAACTACCGGCAATAATTCCCGATTAATCGGATCGTCGTAGCACATAATTGCCAGACCATAAAAAGGAAGATTACGCAAAAACGAAATAAAGGTCTGTTTAAGATTCTCAACACTACCTTGGTAAGTATCCATATGGTCTGGTTCAATATTTGTAACAATTGAGACCATTGGTTGCAAATGCAAAAATGAAGCATCACTCTCATCAGCTTCAGCAATAAAGTAACGGCTTGTACCTAATTTCGCATGCGTTCCAGCCGCTTTTACTAATCCACCGTTTACAAAAGTTGGATCAAGTTTAGCTTCCGCATAAATGGCGGTAACCATTGCGGTTGTTGTGGTTTTACCATGTGTACCTGCAATAGCAATACCATAGCGAAAACGCATTAGCTCAGCTAACATTTCAGCACGTTGAATGACAGGAATACGTGCCTCACGCGCAGCGATGACTTCAATATTATCTTGTGATATAGCCGAAGATATCACAACCACACTTGAATTAAGTACATTTTCCGCTGCATGTCCTATAATGATTTTTGCACCTAAAGTTTCTAAATGTTCTGTTACGGCATTTTGAGCGATGTCAGACCCACTTATTTGATACCCTTCATTAGCAAGAACTTCAGCAATACCCCCCATGCCGGCTCCACCGATACCGACAAAATGGATATGTTTGACTCGTTTCATTTCTGGAATAATTGCTCTTAATTCAGCTAATTCCTTTGTATTCACAATCTAACCCCTAATTCGTCTATTTTTGCCTGAAGTTTTCATCTAATATAATCGATTTTGCATTTATAGAATTATTATTTGAGATAACTCAATTTATTATTGACTCAAACATATACTAAACTTGAAATCTTTTGACAAGATTATTACACAAAATTGGATATAAAACTAACTATTTTACCACTGATACCAGTGTTTCCGCCACTTTTTCTGTGGAATCCAGGACAGCCAAACTTTTAGCTTTAACCGCCATTTCAAGCAAATCTTCTCTAGTCAAATTTGCAAGTAAATTAAGTAGTGACTCTACATTAAAATCGGGTTGTTCTATTATTTTAGCTGCACCAATATCGGCTAACGATTTTGCATTCCAAAATTGTTGGCGATCTTTATGCATAAATGGCACAAAAATCGCACCAATACCCACTGCTTCAATTTCACTTACCGTTAAAGCACCACTACGACATATCACAATGTCTGCCCAACTATAAGCCTCTTTCACATCAGTAATAAACTCGGTAACTTTATTATTCGTCATATCACAATGTTGATAAGCTTTAATGACCTCATCAAGCATCCCTTTACCGGTTTGATGCCAGACTATATATTTATCGGACAATTTCGTTATCACTTGAGGTACAACATCATTAATTACTTTTGCACCTTGACTACCACCCATAACTAATACACGTATAGGACCTTGTCGCTGTTTAAATCTTTCTGTTGGCTCTGCAACGGTTAATAAATCACGACGCACCGGGTTACCAACGACTTGTGCATTAGCAAACGCCGTTGGGAAAGCTTGTAAAACCTTAGTTGCAATTTTAGCGAGCGATTTATTCGTTAAACCAGCTATCCCATTTTGTTCGTGTAAAACAACTGGTATACCTAACGTTTTAGCGGCTATACCGCCGGGTCCAGATACATACCCGCCCATTCCTAGCACAACGTCGGGTTTATAAGCTTTTAAAATTTTTCTAGCTTGAAAAACCGCTTTTGATATTTTGTACGGCGCTTTTAATAATGCCATTATCCCTTTGCCACGCAGGCCTGAAATTTCTATAAAATCAATATCAATACCATTTTCAGGCACGAGTTGTGCTTCCATTCTGTCAGCGGTACCTAACCACCTGACTTGCCAGCCCTGCTTCATTAAATAATGCGCAACTGCAATTCCTGGAAAAACATGACCGCCGGTACCCCCAGCCATAACTAATAACTTTTTCATTATTTTATTGACCTTATTCTTGCTTGCGCTTGTTGTTGTCTAAATTCAAAATCGATTCGCAATAAGATTGCGACCGCAATACTCATTACAATAAGACTAGAACCACCATAACTAATAAATGGTAGTGTTAGCCCCTTAGTGGGTAACATGCCAGATGTCACACCGACATTGACAAAAGTTTGGAAACCAAACCATATTCCAATTTCACAAGCTAAATAACCGGAAAATTGAGAACCTTCATTGAGTGCGCGGTAACCAATAGCTAGCGCTTTGAATGTCAATAAAAATAATAATGACAATAACGCTACTACGCCGATATATCCGTATTCTTCAGAGATAATTGAAAATATGAAATCTGTATGGCATTCCGGCAAATAACCTAATTTTAGGATAGAATTGCCCATGCCTTGGCCATTTATTCCGCCACTACCTATCGCCATTAAAGAAGCTACAAGCTGATACCCCGATCCGGTTGCATCTTGCCATGGATCAAGAAACGTTAATAATCGTGTTAAACGGTAGGATTCATATAATATAAGGCAAATTACGGCGCCAACACCTGTTAATAATATCGCAATAAATTGCCATAATTGTGCACCAGCAATAAATAAAATACCAATTGTGACCATAAATAACACAATAACGGTGCCCAAATCGGGTTGTTTTAATAACAAAATAGAAAGGACGGCCATAACCACCATTGGTTTAAAAAAGCCCCAAAATCTATTTTGCACTTCATCTGATTTTCGAGTTAAATAACTGGCTAAAAATATAAATAATGATAACTTAGCAAGTTCTGCTGGCTGAAAATTAAAAACGCCAAGCGGAATCCAACGAGAAGCACCATTAATCGATGATCCAATCCCCAACACCATTACTAACATAATAAT
It encodes the following:
- the lpxC gene encoding UDP-3-O-acyl-N-acetylglucosamine deacetylase: MKQRTLKKTIQATGVGLHTGKKVTLTLRPAPENTGVIYRRTDLNPYVDFPVDAKSVRDTMLCTCLVNEDNVRISTVEHINSALAGLGIDNIIIEVDAPEIPIMDGSASPFVYLLLDAGITEQNALKKFLRVKQTVRVENGDKWAEVRPYSGFRLDFTIDFHHPAIDSSSQRYQLDFSSESFIRQISRARTFGFMRDIEALQSKGLCLGGSLDCAIVVDDYKVLNEDGLRFEDEFVRHKMLDTIGDLYMSGHNMIGEVVCYKSGHALNNQLLQALLAKQEAWEYVTFTEDQPVPLALGTQQLVLA
- the ftsZ gene encoding cell division protein FtsZ, producing MVADDEPAAVIKVIGVGGGGGNAVEHMIAEHIEGVEFFAANTDAQALKRIKVGQTIQIGTNVTKGLGAGANPEVGRNSAEEDREVIRNAIEGADMVFIAAGMGGGTGTGAAPVVAEIAKELGILTVAVVTKPFGFEGKKRMAFAEQGIAELAKHVDSLITIPNDKLLKVLGRGVKLLDAFAAANGVLKGAVQGIAELITKPGHINVDFADVRTVMSEMGYAMMGSGRASGDNRAEEAAEMAISSPLLEDIDLSGARGVLVNVTAGLDLGLEEFETVGSTVRAFASDNATVVVGTTFDPDMSDEIRVTVVATGIGMDKRPEAKISKPMAHNSLFTQSNTLGQQEEKLAKVVNEPAVSPLEEHKILDIPAFIRKQAN
- the ftsA gene encoding cell division protein FtsA; the encoded protein is MKATEKKLVVGLEVGTSKVLALVGEVLPDGIVNIIGVGHCPSKGVDKGGVNDLESVVKSIQRAIDQAELMADCQISSVYLSLSGKHIRCQNEIGMVPIADEEVTAEDVDNVVHTAKSVRILDEHRILHVIAQEYSIDLQEGIKNPIGLSGVRMKAKVHLITCHNDMARNIVKAVERCGLKVDQLIFSGLASSYAVLTDDEKELGVCVIDIGGGTMDVTVYTGGALRHSVVIPYAGNVVTSDIAYAFGAPPMDAENIKIRYGCAVGSLVGKDEVIDVPSVGGRPSRSLQRQTLADVIEPRYSELLSLVQKELLVLQDELKKQNVKYQLAAGIVLTGGAAQIKGMVECAEKVFQNQVRIGQPLNISGLTDYVQKPYCSTTVGLLHYGKQSLLSDDAKDSHKSSLKGIAKRLTGWFKKEF
- a CDS encoding FtsQ-type POTRA domain-containing protein; this encodes MKQVRQAAHRRESRNRRRLLVFRNTEQLIGFLFFIMIIFISTWVVHSFKNWMDDPEQMVLSQLTLSGEHTYTTEDDLREAILGLGLPNTYIGQDVDDIQQEVMRFPWVKQVSVRKQWPDRLVVYIEEYKPAFYWNDLFLLDKSGNVFSVPLDRIGELPLPRIYGPEGKAKSMLETYYSLENLSKKLANNQLALQITAAISDERNAWQLMVKQCIAGLCLENQDIKLMLGSEHIEERYNRFIKLFPEIQSRIPVDEKITVADLRYENGISVQREKLAQ
- a CDS encoding D-alanine--D-alanine ligase; protein product: MVDKVAVLYGGTSAEREVSLKSGKAVLAGLLANGIDAHLIDTKDHPITSLKDEGYTKAFIILHGRGGEDGIAQAILTYQKIPYTGSDVLSSALTMDKLKTKLVWKALGLPVANYVMVDKSQSIDVNAIVKQLNLPLFVKPSHEGSSVGMTRVNEVSELKAAIEVAFQYDDVVMVESFLAGPEFTVAIVGEEVLPSIYIKPATNFYDYDAKYLSDSTQYFCPSGLTEDKEREIRQLALEAYKAVGCRGWGRVDIMFDQNEKPYLLEVNTAPGMTDHSLVPMAAKQHGWSFSELVNRILNLATI
- the murC gene encoding UDP-N-acetylmuramate--L-alanine ligase, translating into MNTKELAELRAIIPEMKRVKHIHFVGIGGAGMGGIAEVLANEGYQISGSDIAQNAVTEHLETLGAKIIIGHAAENVLNSSVVVISSAISQDNIEVIAAREARIPVIQRAEMLAELMRFRYGIAIAGTHGKTTTTAMVTAIYAEAKLDPTFVNGGLVKAAGTHAKLGTSRYFIAEADESDASFLHLQPMVSIVTNIEPDHMDTYQGSVENLKQTFISFLRNLPFYGLAIMCYDDPINRELLPVVGRKIITYGFSEEADVVIKNYRQERGVSYYTVCRPDRDDLQIELNAPGKHNALNSAAAIIAATEDGIDDQSIINALAKFAGTSRRFDLIGHFPHANGKDIMMVDDYGHHPSEVNATIQAARNGWADRRLVMIFQPHRYTRTRDLFDDFAQVLSQVDALVMLDVYSAGEQPIAGADSRSLCRSIRNRGKVDPIYVSDLDLLPEIMQEILQGGDLLITQGAGSVGRIARQLANSQLFAKEVL
- the murG gene encoding undecaprenyldiphospho-muramoylpentapeptide beta-N-acetylglucosaminyltransferase, which codes for MKKLLVMAGGTGGHVFPGIAVAHYLMKQGWQVRWLGTADRMEAQLVPENGIDIDFIEISGLRGKGIMALLKAPYKISKAVFQARKILKAYKPDVVLGMGGYVSGPGGIAAKTLGIPVVLHEQNGIAGLTNKSLAKIATKVLQAFPTAFANAQVVGNPVRRDLLTVAEPTERFKQRQGPIRVLVMGGSQGAKVINDVVPQVITKLSDKYIVWHQTGKGMLDEVIKAYQHCDMTNNKVTEFITDVKEAYSWADIVICRSGALTVSEIEAVGIGAIFVPFMHKDRQQFWNAKSLADIGAAKIIEQPDFNVESLLNLLANLTREDLLEMAVKAKSLAVLDSTEKVAETLVSVVK
- the ftsW gene encoding cell division protein FtsW; this encodes MTLFAIKKQVNPNIPFDNQLLWTVIGLMIFGLIMVTSSSMSFSESNPFFYTQRELIQLGISLFLMFITLYIPMQRWQQFGSILLIIAIIMLVMVLGIGSSINGASRWIPLGVFNFQPAELAKLSLFIFLASYLTRKSDEVQNRFWGFFKPMVVMAVLSILLLKQPDLGTVIVLFMVTIGILFIAGAQLWQFIAILLTGVGAVICLILYESYRLTRLLTFLDPWQDATGSGYQLVASLMAIGSGGINGQGMGNSILKLGYLPECHTDFIFSIISEEYGYIGVVALLSLLFLLTFKALAIGYRALNEGSQFSGYLACEIGIWFGFQTFVNVGVTSGMLPTKGLTLPFISYGGSSLIVMSIAVAILLRIDFEFRQQQAQARIRSIK